Genomic DNA from Shewanella woodyi ATCC 51908:
GCGTAAATGCTTATTATATCAATAAGCATGGTAAAGAGTTTGTTGATTATGCGGCAAAGATTGGCACGTCTAAACCCTCATATACCATGAGCTTAGGCTTGAGCGATCTCAATCGTGATGGTGTTGCTGATGTTTATGTCTCCAACATTGTAACAATGAATAAAGATCAAAAATATGTACTGCCTAGTGAAGACACTACCGCTGAATTTAACCCCGATAAGCTTGCCAACATGCGAGTGGTTGAAGGTAACGATCTATTTTTATCAACCTTAAGTGAAAAGGGGAGCCTTCAATATCAACACAGTGACCTGATTGGTCGAGGGGCTTCATCCACCGGCTGGGCATGGGATGCTGATTTCTTTGATGTCGATAATGACGGTGATGAAGACCTTTATGTTCTAAATGGCATGAACGACTATTACGTTTACTCCACTGATAACCCCTATTATACCGACCCTATGACAGGTGAAAGCCTAGATGTGAACTTTCCTGATGCCGCTAAGGCCAGTAACGTTTTCTTCCTCAATGCCAATGGAAAGCTTTCGAATGTGTCGGCGATGAGCGGTTTGGATATCGTCGCCAATTCACGCTCTGCAGCGTATCTTGATTTCGACAATGACGGCGATTTAGATTTGGCGCTGAATAACTACCATGACACGGCACAGCTTTTTGAAAATCAGGCACAGACACTGAACAACAATTGGATAAAGATAACCCTTAAAGGTTCACCTAAACACGGTGTTAATCTCGATGGAATTGGGGCTCAGGTGATTCTGGGTTATGGCGAGGATGGCTACAGTTGGCGACAAGTGAGTGGCAGCCAAGGTTATATGTCAGTCCACCCTAAGCAGCAACACATAGGTTTAGGTAAGGCAACGACTGCTAGAGTGTTGATTATCTGGCCAAATGGTCAGAGACAGAGCTTTGATAATGTGCAGGCAAACAAAAGTTATACGATAGAGTATCCAGAGAAGTGATGTAAGAGCAGGGGCGACACTCGAAAACGTCATCCTGAACTCGTTTCAGGATCCAGCTCTTCTTTAATTTATAATATTAGCCAGATGCTTATATGCTTTTCGACACTCGACACTCGACACTCGCTATTTAATGCGCGTTTAACGTCATCCTGAACTTGTTTCAGGATCCAGCTTTTGATGGAAAGATTTTGATGTTTTTTAGAACTTATATTTTATTTATTTTCTGTATTTTTGTGCAGTTTTATCCTCAAGTAGAGGCTACTGAAGTTAACATATCAACATCTATTGAGCCCGAGTTGAGCGCAGCTTTTCAAGCCCGTACAGCTTGGCTTGAAGATAGGAAGGTAATAAAAGGCAATAGCTCATCACCTCAATTTATCAATCAATTAATTCTCTCCGATTCACCTTACTTGCTTAGTCACTCTCTTCAGCCTGTAGACTGGATTGAGTGGGAACCTGAGTTTGAGTCAGGTTTTCAAAGTAACGGCCAATTGATCTTCATCTCAATTGGCTATTCAACTTGTCACTGGTGCCATGTCATGGCAGAGGAGAGCTTTGCTGACCGAGAGATTGCAGAGCACCTTAATAGCTCCTATATCAACATTAAAGTCGATAGAGAGCAGTGGCCTTTGGTAGATGAGCGATTTAAATCTGCTTTAGAGTTACTAAAAGGGGAGGCGGGCTGGCCCCTTAATGTGATATTAACGCCTGAAGGTCAAGTTATCTGGATAGACTCCTACCTAAGCAAAGCTAAATTTTCTAAAGTCATAAGAGGTTTAGCTAACCGCTGGCATAACAAGCCAGAGGCAATAAAGAGTTTAGCCGCACGTATAGATAAAAAATTGAAAGCTGAACTAGGTATCGGTAATGAGCAATCGATGGGGAAAACACTATCTAAGAGCGAGTGGCGCGCTTTACTTCCAAAGATGCACCAGAATATTCATAACTCACTGATTGCTGAACAAGGTAGTTCTGGTCCAAGGTTTTTTCGTGCTTATTGGGCGCTTGGGTTACTTGATGAATATTTGAGAAGCGGAGATAAAAAGCTTCTAATGACGGTAGAGTCACACCTCGATATCATTTTGTTAAGTCCAGTCTATGACATGGTTGAAGGTGGTTTTCATCGATACGCTGTTGATGGTGATTGGCAAGTTCCCCACTTTGAAAAAATGCTCTATACCCAAGCTAATATGATACGAGTGTTGGCTAAAGCTTATGGGTTAACAGGTAAGGGTCACTACAGTATTGCGATGGAGCAAACATCAGATTGGGTAGAGACATGGCTTAAAAATGATTTTGGTTATTCATCAGCAGTCTCTGCGCTATCTGAAGGCGAGGAGGGGAAGTATTATCTAAGGGCAGCGGATACAGGCAGCCAAGAAGTTGGTGAGCAGTTAGTATCAATTGATAACCTGACACGTGACTGGCGCGATTCTAAAACCTTTCAACAGCTTAATGAGAGTCGAGCAAATAGGATAAAACCTCTGATCGATGAGAAGGTGATTGTCAGTTGGAATAGCCTCTATGCTGTCTCATTACTGGAGGCGTATGAGGTGACTCAGGAGAAGAAGTTCTTAGACAGAGCAAACTTACTACTCGATTCACTTTGGCTTAATGCTAGAAAAGATAATCAACTCAATCGTATTTTGTTTCATGGGCGAGCTTCAATTCCTGCGCAAATGGAAGATTATGCTTGGTTTGCTACTGCACTACTTAAACTCTCTTTCTACCAAGCATGGGCTGATGAAGAGTTCGAAAATGTAACCAAAGAAAAAGCCCTCAAAAAAAACATAGAGAAGAGTATAGAAACCGCTACTCAGCGAGCTGTTTGGTTACTCGATAGACTTGGGAATAAAGTAGAAGGTGGGAAGGGAGATAAGTTAACCAATCTAACTTTAGATGGCGAGTTACCCTCGACCTATGCAGCAGCGTTTGGCGCCATAACGAATGGAAGGCAGATGATTGGTAAGCGGGAGTATAAAGTTTGGCTTAATAGGTTAACTCGTTTCTTTAACCCTAAGCCACAATCGATTATCTCTCAATACAGCTTCGTTACCCTGATGGCTGATAAAGTAAAAAAAGTTAATGTCAACCAAGCGGTATTTGCCAAGGGGCATGGAAAAGTAACCCTAGAGCAAAAACAGGGAAAGCTAAGTCTGCTGTTTGATATGGAGCCCGGCTGGCATGTTAATGCTAATCCAGCCTCAAGTGAGAAATATATTGCTACTCAAGTGAGTATGGCTGACCTAGGGGATGTTGAAGTGAAGGGAGAAAGCTTCAAGGTAAATTACCCTGAAGCAACCCATAAAAAGCTAGGTTTTAACGATGAATCATTGGCTCTGTATGAGGGAATATTTGAAATTGAACTTAGAGATATAGTCGATAACAGTTCACCTCAGAAAGTTAACATTCGAATCCAAGCATGCTCAGACAGCCTTTGTTTACTGCCTGAGGATATTTTCTTTTTTCAATAGGAAATATTTTTATTGCATTAGAGCTTAATATTGAAAGTGTTCTTTTGGCATTAGTGGAGAAGTGTGAATGCTTGGTTTTTGATGGTTCTTTGTTGTGGGGTAGTTGTGTATTGGTTGCTGAATTGTGGTTTGTAATTGGCCTTTGATTCTTATAAAGCTCTAAGACTAATAACTGAGGCGCAGTATTGTTAAAGTGTGCTAAAATCAACGCCACTGCATTCTATCATTATATATTTTTGAGTTGTTGTATTATGTCGAGCTTTTTTACTCTGGAGCGGAAAATGGATTTTTTTCAGGTGTTATTCTCTTTAAATCGAACTTATAAGCGATTAGTTAGTGTTGGAATCGATACTGTTTGTTTGCTGGCTTCATTTTGGTTGGCGCTAATGGTTCGGACTGATTCAGTTACCGCTTTTGGCAATCAAGGGTACTGGCTTCTTATTGGCTTAGTTTGGCCTATTAGTATCATTGCTTTTATGAAGTTGGGTCTATATCGAGCGGTACTTAGGTATTTAAGTCTTCAAGCATTAACCGCTATCTTGTTAGGTGTACTGATATCTACAGTTAGTCTGGTGTTTATCTCATACTTTGCCAATTTAGGCTTACCTCGTACAGTTCCCGTTATTTATGCTGCTTTTGCTTTAGTCTTGATTGGGGGCTCAAGAGGGGTGATACGAGCCGCTGTTGGTTCAGGAATGAAGCGGGAAGGTGAACCAGTTATTATCTATGGCGCAGGCGTTAGCGGCAGGCAACTCGTCACTGCTTTAGTTCAAAGTCACGAATACTATCCTTTTGCTTTTGTTGATGATGATGTGACAACCCATGGCAGTGTTATTCAAGGTGTGCATGTTCACTCTCCTTCGATAGTGCGTAAGCTGATAAAGCAAAAGCAGGCGACTAAGGTGCTGCTTGCTATTCCAAGTGCCTCTCGTCAGAGAAGAAAAGAGATTTTACTCTCTCTTGAACCTTTAGCTGTCCAAGTTTTAACACTGCCTGCAATGGCTGATTTGGTAAGCGGCAATAAGCTTTATAGCGACATTAAAGAGGTGGAGATAGATGATCTGTTGGGTCGCGATGCCGTTTCCCCAAGAGAAGACTTACTCAAAGATAATATTACAGACAAAGTCGTGATGGTCACAGGAGCTGGTGGCTCTATTGGTTCTGAGCTTTGTCGTCAGATATTGAAGCAAAGGCCCAGTAAACTTGTTCTGTTTGAGCTGTCAGAGTTTGGTTTGTACTCAATAGAGAAAGAGCTATCTGCAACGGCTATAGAGAATGGGCTTGATGTTGAGATATTTCCAATGCTTGGCTCTGTGCAGAGAGAGAATCGTGTTCAGGCCGTAATGGAGTCATTTCAAGTTCAGACTGTATATCATGCAGCAGCGTACAAACATGTGCCTTTAGTCGAACATAATGTGGTCGAAGGCGTACGTAATAACGTATTTGGTACCATGTATACTGCTCGTGCTGCCATTGCTGCTAAAGTCGAAACATTTGTACTTATCTCAACGGATAAGGCGGTACGTCCAACAAATGTGATGGGAACAACAAAGCGTATGGCGGAGTTATCCTTACAAGCTTTAGCCAAGGAGTCTCATGCTACTCGTTTTTGTATGGTGCGATTTGGTAATGTTTTAGGTTCATCTGGCTCTGTCGTACCTCTGTTTAGAAAACAGATTGCATCTGGCGGGCCTGTTACCGTTACTCACCCGGAAATTACTCGCTTTTTTATGACCATTCCAGAAGCTTCGCAACTTGTTATTCAAGCTGGCGCTATGGGGAAAGGTGGAGATGTCTTTGTTTTGGATATGGGGGAGTCTGTAAAAATTGTAGACTTAGCGGCTAAGATGATTCGTTTAAGTGGTTTTGAAGTTCAAGACTCTATCAACCCTGATGGTGATATCTCTATTGAGTTTAGTGGGTTGCGGCCTGGTGAAAAACTGTATGAAGAGTTGCTAATAGGTGATGATGTTACCGGTACAGAGCATGAGCGGATCATGACAGCCAATGAAGCCTATCTTTCTTGGGATGAGCTAGAAGTTATTTTGAGTAAGCTTGATATGGCATGTCATGAATTTAACCATGAAGTTATTCGGGAAATTTTGTTAACAACGCCTACAGGTTTTAATCCAACGGATGGCATCTGCGATCTGGTTTGGAAAGTGAAGAATGAGCAGCAAGGCACAAAAGTTGTGTCATTAGTATCTTAATATCTTAACTCTATTCAAATACTCTAAACGGTTCCCTTTTATTTATAAGGGAGCTGTTTCTGTTTTTATTTAAGAATCTGTACTAAGTGAAAAGCGGTAAGTCGCTAAGGCTGATGGAAAGGTCTGTGGTGGTACTGAGTGCTGTACTTACGGGTTAAACAAGTTTCTATTGTAGGTCGGCATTTATGCCATCGACCTTGTTTGTTGTGTTGATTGAGTTTGATGGGCTAAAGCCCAACCTACAGGGGAGATAGAGAAGGACTGGGTCCTGCTTTGTATTTTACCGTGAGTGAGGCACGAACGTTCCGTCATCTGAAAGCGCAGCGTTCGTTCTAGCTTTTGATTTCCTAGTAGGCTGGAGGCCGCTCTCGCAGTGAGCTGGTGAACGCCCTAGCAAGGAGTCTGCGACTGCCCTAGAAGATGACGCAGTCATTGCTCCTCATCTGACTTTATCGCAAAGAGCTTGCGACAGTCCTCGAAGCTGACGAAGTCCGTGCTTCTCTTTAAGAGCATGTCAGAGTAAAATCATCTCCTTTGGACAGAAGTAAGCTCCACTTCATCTGCTTGGTAGCTTTTCGAATCCAAGTATTCAACTATTTTTCATTTTAGAGGCGTGATGAAAGGCATTATTTTGGCTGGTGGAACCGGCACGCGTTTGTATCCGCTCACTAAAGTAGTTAGTAAACAGTTACTGCCTATCTATGATAAGCCGATGATCTATTATCCCCTTGCAACCTTAATGAGTGCGGGTATTAGGGATATTTTGATCATTACGACCCCTGATGATATAGAGAGTTTTAAATCTTTATTGGGGACAGGTTCAGACTGGGGGGTGAGTATTGAATATCAGATACAAGTATCCCCTGATGGTTTAGCTCAAGCTTTTTTACTGGGTGAGTCTTTTATTGGTGATGATAGCGTGGCACTTATATTAGGTGATAACCTGTTTTATGGTCATGATCTGATAAAATCCCTTAAGCGTGCTGCCAAGGGCAAAGTTGGCGCAACGGTATTTGGTTATCATGTCTCAAACCCTTGTGATTATGGCGTTGTCGAGTTTGATAATGAAAATCGTGTTATCTCAATCGAGGAGAAGCCTCAATCGCCTAAGTCTAATTATGCGATTCCTGGGATCTATTTTTTTGATAATAAAGTCATTGATTTTGCTAAAAAGGTTACTCCTTCAGACAGAGGGGAGTTAGAGATCACAGAGGTGATCGGTCAGTATTTAGCTGCAGGTTTTCTGAATGTGGAGATCATGGGTAGAGGGACTGCTTGGTTAGATACAGGCACTTACGATAGCCTGTTACAGGCGGCTCAGTTTATTGAAACTATCGATAAACGCCAGGGGTTAAAGGTTAATTGTCCAGAAGAGATGGCTTATCGTATGGGTTATATCGATGATAAACAGTTATTGGCTTTAGCAGAGCCTTTACGTAAAAGTGGCTACGGTGAGTACCTGATTAGTATTCTGTC
This window encodes:
- a CDS encoding polysaccharide biosynthesis protein — translated: MDFFQVLFSLNRTYKRLVSVGIDTVCLLASFWLALMVRTDSVTAFGNQGYWLLIGLVWPISIIAFMKLGLYRAVLRYLSLQALTAILLGVLISTVSLVFISYFANLGLPRTVPVIYAAFALVLIGGSRGVIRAAVGSGMKREGEPVIIYGAGVSGRQLVTALVQSHEYYPFAFVDDDVTTHGSVIQGVHVHSPSIVRKLIKQKQATKVLLAIPSASRQRRKEILLSLEPLAVQVLTLPAMADLVSGNKLYSDIKEVEIDDLLGRDAVSPREDLLKDNITDKVVMVTGAGGSIGSELCRQILKQRPSKLVLFELSEFGLYSIEKELSATAIENGLDVEIFPMLGSVQRENRVQAVMESFQVQTVYHAAAYKHVPLVEHNVVEGVRNNVFGTMYTARAAIAAKVETFVLISTDKAVRPTNVMGTTKRMAELSLQALAKESHATRFCMVRFGNVLGSSGSVVPLFRKQIASGGPVTVTHPEITRFFMTIPEASQLVIQAGAMGKGGDVFVLDMGESVKIVDLAAKMIRLSGFEVQDSINPDGDISIEFSGLRPGEKLYEELLIGDDVTGTEHERIMTANEAYLSWDELEVILSKLDMACHEFNHEVIREILLTTPTGFNPTDGICDLVWKVKNEQQGTKVVSLVS
- the rfbA gene encoding glucose-1-phosphate thymidylyltransferase RfbA, translating into MKGIILAGGTGTRLYPLTKVVSKQLLPIYDKPMIYYPLATLMSAGIRDILIITTPDDIESFKSLLGTGSDWGVSIEYQIQVSPDGLAQAFLLGESFIGDDSVALILGDNLFYGHDLIKSLKRAAKGKVGATVFGYHVSNPCDYGVVEFDNENRVISIEEKPQSPKSNYAIPGIYFFDNKVIDFAKKVTPSDRGELEITEVIGQYLAAGFLNVEIMGRGTAWLDTGTYDSLLQAAQFIETIDKRQGLKVNCPEEMAYRMGYIDDKQLLALAEPLRKSGYGEYLISILSQRVFS
- a CDS encoding thioredoxin domain-containing protein, with product MFFRTYILFIFCIFVQFYPQVEATEVNISTSIEPELSAAFQARTAWLEDRKVIKGNSSSPQFINQLILSDSPYLLSHSLQPVDWIEWEPEFESGFQSNGQLIFISIGYSTCHWCHVMAEESFADREIAEHLNSSYINIKVDREQWPLVDERFKSALELLKGEAGWPLNVILTPEGQVIWIDSYLSKAKFSKVIRGLANRWHNKPEAIKSLAARIDKKLKAELGIGNEQSMGKTLSKSEWRALLPKMHQNIHNSLIAEQGSSGPRFFRAYWALGLLDEYLRSGDKKLLMTVESHLDIILLSPVYDMVEGGFHRYAVDGDWQVPHFEKMLYTQANMIRVLAKAYGLTGKGHYSIAMEQTSDWVETWLKNDFGYSSAVSALSEGEEGKYYLRAADTGSQEVGEQLVSIDNLTRDWRDSKTFQQLNESRANRIKPLIDEKVIVSWNSLYAVSLLEAYEVTQEKKFLDRANLLLDSLWLNARKDNQLNRILFHGRASIPAQMEDYAWFATALLKLSFYQAWADEEFENVTKEKALKKNIEKSIETATQRAVWLLDRLGNKVEGGKGDKLTNLTLDGELPSTYAAAFGAITNGRQMIGKREYKVWLNRLTRFFNPKPQSIISQYSFVTLMADKVKKVNVNQAVFAKGHGKVTLEQKQGKLSLLFDMEPGWHVNANPASSEKYIATQVSMADLGDVEVKGESFKVNYPEATHKKLGFNDESLALYEGIFEIELRDIVDNSSPQKVNIRIQACSDSLCLLPEDIFFFQ